A window of Panicum virgatum strain AP13 chromosome 8K, P.virgatum_v5, whole genome shotgun sequence contains these coding sequences:
- the LOC120645197 gene encoding uncharacterized protein LOC120645197: protein MSWTVLSGGAHKHKVNDILGLLCREHFPGLVHYQGRYEPAWMWDHYIAANNDQLDRSGRAFENKAERVKAELWCDEGYEERAAIVAHNRCVKLVKDMHYEAQVQCVINYCAHFLKQKIGKTEASDLKLTREQYLQVPAWWCRNDTVCWERIVDKWFNPEWQALHDAGRQWRLLMPGPAHHQGSLNNDEYRARWVHTTQTYFSNLTFNSA, encoded by the exons AT GAGTTGGACTGTCCTCAGTGGCGGTGCTCACAAACACAAGGTCAACGACATCCTGGGTCTTTTGTGCAGGGAGCACTTCCCAGGCCTGGTCCACTATCAAGGACGGTACGAGCCGGCCTGGAtgtgggaccactacatcgccGCCAACAACGATCAGTTGGATCGGAGCGGCAGAGCCTTTGAGAACAAGGCGGAGCGGGTAAAGGCCGAGCTCTGG TGTGACGAGGGATACGAGGAGCGGGCGGCGATTGTGGCTCACAATCGATGCGTTAAACTCGTGAAGGACATGCATTATGAGGCGCAAGTCCAGTGCGTCATCAACTATTGTGCACATTTCCTAAAGCAGAAGATCGGGAAGACTGAGGCGAGTGATTTGAAGCTGACCCGAGAGCAATATTTACAG GTTCCTGCGTGGTGGTGTCGTAATGACACCGTGTGCTGGGAGCGCATAGTGGACAAGTGGTTCAACCCCGAGTGGCAGGCTTTGCATGACGCTGGCCGGCAGTGGCGATTGCTGATGCCAGGTCCAGCGCACCATCAAGGCAGCCTCAACAACGACGAGTACAGGGCTAGATGGGTACACACTACACAGACTTATTTCTCTAATCTAACATTCAATTCAGCATAA
- the LOC120645196 gene encoding auxilin-related protein 2-like → MDGIEGLLARDFGVRPQGKAAPMAGAASRPAAGSAAAGAAAWSSNPGRSAPASSAAPSYDDLFGAPAPSSASSLHSLFDSFKGPATTTSAARAKPAPSSAPVFDDDIFDAVPGLRPSSNSSARYDDSVFGAAAPAYDDVFAAGTRAAPPPAYDDDDNLLGGFASAPRAEEKRRPVAVDDEGDDLLGGFGRKPAPVEEEVTGGAGFDDLIPRFAGSSPPRSRNANDDNKMKPPVPTSKSTASMVDDPFVVLETASASGSAYTSPGRSADPLEDLDKPANSEGKAAADSLFEEPVAFDQAPKSDPLFTSEINGHAKDRNPSSIDRDSSHSMDRNPARQSSMDDLGNVMPKSQSARYSDIHGNDMEDQSPRSTESEDDIWLTVSEIPLFTQPTTAPPPSRSPPLLKQKTVGANANGKENGHVRRSSQNHNHYTDLPKQPEVSSVDDLEGFAMGKPQMPAYDKNVFDEDFEISSSDREEKDRQERLEQEREMRLREEMERERRRLEKERQMEQQREREIERQAVERATKEARERAATEARAKAEREARQRAQRAAVQRVQQEARERAATEAKERAARVAAEAKERAAAEAKERAAAEVKERAAAEAKEREWAAARERAAAERAAAERAQQEARRRAERAAVERAAAEARERQAAAAAAAAREKQAREKQSTPDDLESFFGADARASSAPKQRAPTPTVDSMFGSGAQVRGTANGSQRAASTSASVRKASSASLFGDDLSDLFGAPASSDVFQEVEGESEERRRARLERHQRTHERAAKALAEKNERDMQVQREQAERDRIGDTLDSEIKRWSAGKEGNLRALLSTLQYILWPESGWQAVSLTDLITGAAVKKQYRKATLCIHPDKVQQKGATLQQKYIAEKVFDILKEAWNKFNSEELF, encoded by the exons ATGGACGGCATCGAGGGGCTCCTGGCCCGCGACTTCGGCGTGCGGCCGCAGGGCAAGGCGGCGcccatggccggcgccgcctcgcgccccgccgccggatctgccgccgccggcgccgccgcgtggtCGTCCAATCCCGGCAGATCCGCCCCGGCATCCTCCGCGGCGCCGTCCTACGACGACCTCTTCGGCGCCCCCGCCCCCTCCTCGGCTTCCTCCCTCCACTCGCTCTTCGACTCGTTCAAGGgccccgccaccaccaccagcgcgGCGAGGGCCAAGCCGGCGCCTTCCTCGGCCCCGGTCTTCGACGACGACATCTTCGACGCGGTCCCAGGGCTGCGGccctcctccaactcctccgcGCGGTACGACGACAGCGTGTTCGGGGCCGCGGCCCCGGCGTACGACGACGTGTTCGCTGCCGgcacccgcgccgcgccgccgcccgcctacgacgacgacgacaacctCCTCGGGGGGTTCGCGAGCGCGCCACGGGCCGaggagaagaggaggccggTTGCGGTTGACGACGAGGGGGACGACCTGCTCGGGGGGTTCGGGAGGAAGCCGGCGCCTGTGGAAGAGGAGGTGACCGGGGGCGCCGGGTTCGATGATCTGATCCCGAGGTTCGCGGGGAGCAGCCCGCCGAGGAGCAG GAACGCTAATGATGATAACAAAATGAAGCCACCAGTTCCAACTTCTAAATCGACAGCTAGCATGGTAGATGACCCATTTGTTGTTCTAGAAACAGCCTCTGCTTCAGGTTCTGCGTATACATCCCCAGGAAGATCTGCAGATCCCTTGGAAGATCTGGATAAGCCTGCAAACTCTGAAGGCAAGGCTGCTGCTGATAGTTTATTTGAGGAACCAGTTGCTTTTGACCAGGCCCCAAAATCAGATCCTTTGTTTACTTCTGAAATCAATGGTCATGCCAAGGACAGGAACCCATCAAGCATAGACCGAGATTCCAGTCATTCAATGGATAGAAATCCAGCACGTCAATCTTCTATGGATGACCTTGGTAACGTCATGCCTAAGTCACAGTCTGCAAGGTATTCTGATATTCATGGTAATGATATGGAGGATCAATCACCAAGATCTACTGAATCTGAAGATGATATATGGCTTACAGTTTCTGAGATTCCCCTTTTCACACAACCAACTACTGCTCCGCCACCTTCCCGATCACCACCTCTTCTTAAGCAAAAAACAGTGGGAGCGAATGCAAATGGAAAGGAGAATGGGCATGTTCGTCGGTCGAGTCAAAATCACAACCATTACACTGATTTGCCAAAGCAACCAGAGGTTTCTTCAGTAGATGACCTGGAAGGTTTTGCCATGGGCAAACCTCAAATGCCTGCTTATGATAAAAATGTTTTTGATGAAGATTTTGAAATAAGTTCATCTGATCGTGAAGAGAAAGATAGGCAAGAAAGGTTGGAACAAGAAAGGGAAATGAGACTGAGGGAGGAAATGGAGAGAGAGCGGAGAAGACTTGAAAAGGAGAGACAGATGGAacaacaaagagaaagagagatagaAAGACAAGCAGTGGAGAGGGCTACAAAAGAGGCACGGGAGAGAGCAGCCACTGAAGCTCGTGCAAAAGCTGAAAGAGAGGCCCGCCAGCGTGCACAGCGTGCTGCTGTGCAAAGGGTTCAACAGGAAGCCCGTGAGAGAGCTGCGACCGAGGCCAAAGAAAGAGCAGCTAGGGTTGCTGCTGAAGCCAAGGAGAGGGCTGCTGCCGAAGCAAAGGAGAGGGCTGCTGCTGAGGTGAAGGAGAGGGCCGCCGCTGAAGCTAAGGAGAGGGAATGGGCTGCTGCTAGGGAGAGGGCTGCAGCTGAAAGAGCTGCTGCTGAGAGAGCTCAGCAAGAAGCAAGGAGGAGAGCTGAAAGAGCTGCAGTGGAAAGAGCTGCTGCTGAGGCTCGAGAaaggcaggcagcagcagcagctgctgctgcaagAGAAAAACAGGCAAGAGAAAAACAGAGCACACCAGATGATCTTGAATCATTCTTTGGTGCGGATGCTCGTGCCAGTAGTGCACCGAAGCAGAGGGCTCCAACCCCAACAGTG GATTCTATGTTCGGTTCTGGAGCTCAAGTTAGGGGAACTGCTAATGGATCACAGAGGGCAGCATCAACCTCGGCATCTGTAAGAAAAGCATCATCAGCCTCACTTTTTGGGGATGATTTGTCTGACTTATTTGGAG CCCCTGCATCATCTGATGTATTCCAAGAAGTTGAGGGGGAGAGTGAAGAACGAAGGCGTGCTAGGCTAGAACGTCACCAGAGGACCCATGAACGAGCG GCAAAAGCTCTGGCTGAGAAGAATGAACGAGATATGCAGGTTCAGAGGGAGCAGGCAGAGAGAGAT AGAATTGGTGACACACTTGATTCTGAAATTAAGAGGTGGTCTGCTGGAAAAGAGGGCAACTTGCGTGCTTTATTGTCAACTTTACAATAT ATACTTTGGCCAGAATCTGGGTGGCAAGCTGTATCCTTGACTGATTTGATTACTGGTGCTGCTGTTAAAAAGCAGTACAGGAAGGCGACATTGTGCATTCATCCTGATAAGGTGCAACAGAAGGGTGCAACTCTTCAGCAGAAATATATTGCCGAGAAAGTCTTTGATATCCTTAAG GAGGCATGGAACAAATTCAATTCCGAAGAGCTCTTCTGA